The following nucleotide sequence is from Bacteroidota bacterium.
TATCCATGTGTTTAATCAGGTCAACAACTTTTGCAGAATAACCCATTTCGTTGTCGTACCATGATACTACTTTTACAAAGTTAGGAGATAAAGAAATACCTGCTCCAGCATCGAAAATCGAAGTGCGGAAATCACCTACAAAATCGTTCGAAACTACTGCATCTTCAGTGTATCCCAAGATTCCTTTTAATTCGCCTTCAGAAGCTTTTTTCATGGCAGCGCAAATATCGGCATACGAAGCACCTTTTTCCAGGCGGCAGGTTAAGTCAACCACTGAAACGTCAGGAGTTGGCACACGGAAAGCCATACCTGTAAGTTTGCCGTTCAGCGAAGGAATAACTTTTCCAACAGCTTTAGCAGCGCCAGTCGACGATGGAATAATGTTCTGACCAGCACCACGGCCACCTCTCCAGTCTTTTGCAGATGGACCATCTACAGTTTTTTGAGTAGCTGTAGTGGCATGTACGGTAGTCATTAAGCCTTCTACAATGCCAAAGTTATCGTGAAGAACTTTTGCAATTGGAGCAAGACAGTTTGTTGTGCAGGAAGCATTTGACACGAAGTTCATGTCTTTTGTATACGATTTGTGGTTTACACCCATTACAAACATGGGGGTATCATCCTTAGAAGGAGCAGACATGATCACTTTTTTTGCACCAGCATCGATATGACCCTGACATTTTGCTTTTTCAAGGAATAAACCTGTTGATTCTACCACATAGTCAGCACCTACAGCTCCCCATTTAATGTCAGCCGGATTTTTTTCTGCAGTAACGCGAATAGTTTTACCGTCTACAATCAGCTGACCGTCTTTTACGGCTACTGTACCTTTGTATTGTCCGTGGGTTGAATCGTATTTCAACATATAAGCCATGTAATCAACATCAATGAGGTCATTGACTGCAACTACCTCAACACTTGAGTCAGCCATAGCGATGCGGAACACGAAGCGACCAATTCTTCCGAAGCCGTTAATCCCGATTTTAATTTTTCCCATATTACTTAAGTTTATAAAAATTAATAATTCCTTGTTCGTTTGTAAATTGAGGTGCGAATTTAAGAAATAAATTGAAAATGAACAACCTTGTGGGTTTGCTTTTGATT
It contains:
- the gap gene encoding type I glyceraldehyde-3-phosphate dehydrogenase, with protein sequence MGKIKIGINGFGRIGRFVFRIAMADSSVEVVAVNDLIDVDYMAYMLKYDSTHGQYKGTVAVKDGQLIVDGKTIRVTAEKNPADIKWGAVGADYVVESTGLFLEKAKCQGHIDAGAKKVIMSAPSKDDTPMFVMGVNHKSYTKDMNFVSNASCTTNCLAPIAKVLHDNFGIVEGLMTTVHATTATQKTVDGPSAKDWRGGRGAGQNIIPSSTGAAKAVGKVIPSLNGKLTGMAFRVPTPDVSVVDLTCRLEKGASYADICAAMKKASEGELKGILGYTEDAVVSNDFVGDFRTSIFDAGAGISLSPNFVKVVSWYDNEMGYSAKVVDLIKHMDTVK